A genomic window from Cucumis melo cultivar AY chromosome 8, USDA_Cmelo_AY_1.0, whole genome shotgun sequence includes:
- the LOC127150714 gene encoding uncharacterized protein LOC127150714, which produces MTLELLFNDHKRLEHTSFDSRHRIRQLAYFRLIHEFDLVCRRNALDDTYIKVNVSTTDHPRMSFEIVKFLIGYYYLCDVGYLNVESFRLYINEKDTTFQSGVVEQQQQQQQQQQQQQQQQQQQQQQQQQQQQQQQQQQQQQQQQQQQQQQQQQQQQQQQQQQQQQQQQQQQQQQQQQQQQQQQQQQQQQQQQQQQQQQQQQQQQQQHTGNRSSKAKNALSGRKRKHGDQLSDTLEATRNAMEFVNDQLKAIADGQKRNLQWRMNIVEKSSNSCRIFLN; this is translated from the exons ATGACGTTGGAGTTATTATTCAATGACCACAAGAGGTTAGAGCATACATCCTTTGACAGTAGACATCGAATTAGGCAGTTGGCGTACTTCCGCCTAATCCATGAGTTCGACCTAGTTTGTCGTCGAA ATGCGTTAGATGACACATACATAAAGGTCAATGTTAGCACAACCGATCATCCGAG GATGAGCTTTGAAATAGTCAAGTTCTTAATAGGGTATTACTACCTATGTGATGTTGGTTACCTAAATGTTGAGAGTTTCCGGCTCTATATAAATGAGAAAGATACCACCTTTCAGAGTGGCGTGGTGGAG CAACAGCAACAGCAACAGCAACAGCAACAGCAACAGCAACAGCAACAGCAACAGCAACAGCAACAGCAACAGCAACAGCAACAGCAACAGCAACAGCAACAGCAACAGCAACAGCAACAGCAACAGCAACAGCAACAGCAACAGCAACAGCAACAGCAACAGCAACAGCAACAGCAACAGCAACAGCAACAGCAACAGCAACAGCAACAGCAACAGCAACAGCAACAGCAACAGCAACAGCAACAGCAACAGCAACAGCAACAGCAACAGCAACAGCAACAGCAACAGCAACAGCAACAgcaaca GCACACAGGCAATCGATCTAGTAAAGCCAAAAATGCTTTGAGtggaagaaaaaggaaacacGGTGACCAATTATCTGACACGCTCGAGGCCACTAGGAACGCAATGGAATTTGTGAATGACCAATTGAAGGCGATTGCAGATGGCCAAAAGAGAAACCTGCAATGGAGGATGAACATTGTGGAGAAGTCATCAAACAGTTGTAGGATATTCTTGAACTAA